One Danio rerio strain Tuebingen ecotype United States chromosome 7, GRCz12tu, whole genome shotgun sequence genomic window, AGCTCACCGTGATAGCGAATGAGGTGCATTCACAGATTCGTAGTGTTGCTgttatattttatctttgtaaaCCAGTTCTTGCAGATTGCAGTTTTTATCCAGTGCCTTTCCGTCGACTGTCTCTTAAAACCCAAAGTGTCTCCACACTTTAGAGTGGAAACTAGCAGGCTACTCTTATTTCTGCGTTTCTTCTCTGTTGTTGTTAGTTAACTTGTGTTATTCACTGTGGCTTCCGCCACTTTACCCCTATTTACTCACAGCCCCCCTACCCCCATCCCAACCAGCAACACTGACAATGGATAAATTGATAATTTTGTGCAATAAACTATCGATGTTGGCCGTTAGATCGATTTTTTTATTGTGACAGAAAGCACAACAATATATTACAATATCGATGTATTTCCCACCCCTACTAGGTAAACATTTACTGACTGCTGAGAGcaagaaaatgaaaagaaaatgtctgtttataAGTAATCCAGCTTTAATTTAATAGTTGAAATGAGTCTATATATTGTTGTAAAGAAGTAAAGAATTGACTGTTTGATCCCACCTTGTCCATAGACCTCCACTTCACACAGAGTGATATACTTCATCTCTCCACGAATCAACAGACTCACATATCGACCCTCCATATTGTCACAGGCGAAGGTTGCAGAAACTCCAGCAGGAATACTGGAAATCACAGCACATCTGAGGAGAAAACAGCATTAGTCTTTAATATTTGAGCAATCAggtgattttattattaataagagATTCTTACATGGGATTGTTGTTGCCGTTGTTCTCCAAAGAGTTTCCGATGTGAATCTCAGCTCCGTTTATTCGTTCTGGACAGCAGTTTAGTCTGTTAGTGACCACTACTGTACTCACTTGGTAAATGTGGCCCAGATCCAGCCTCCACCAAGGGTCAGTTTGACCATTGGTTGAGGAACACCCTATTGATGGATCTGATAATCCTGGATTGAAATCAATGGCCTGTTCAGGAATCCAGGAGCTGTAGGTTGATGACTGCATCACATTTTTACCTGTTGCCAAATTATCTGGAAAATGTGATGTTGACAAGAGTTGGATTTAGGCAGGGGAGATTTTCTTCAGTTTACAAAGGTGTCTTGTACATCTCAGAAAAAATACGGTCATGTTTGACTTCCATATGCCTGTTTGTTTGATTAGTGTGAGTGCTACTGACTGCACTTGATTGTGTCTATATTCTCAGCCTCAGTTAGCCCGTCTGTTATTGTGAGGATAACTTTGTGACCATGAGCATTTATCAATTTAACTTAAACGCTGGATTATTAAAAGGATGCATTACTCTCTAGATAAAAgcttcagacaaacacacacatttgctCATGTTCTCAGTTATTTTGTGAAAGAAAGCTTTAACTCAGTCAACTTTTAAAAAGGttcatgaatgaatgatgcacaGTGGTGTGACGGGGTGTTATACTGAGGACATTTACACTCCCGTAAACATGGTACTGCACAAAAGGAAACGTGATTAGTATAGCTGTCAGTCATAACATTAAGAGACTGTTCCACATGTATTTATTACTCAGTCTTACTTGTgaactgtcattcattcattcattttccttcagcttaggcccaagtccaattctaccccttatgGGGCATTCACAACAGGCacggaagaagcatcaagcgtgagtggtttacatgttaagtcaatacaaagacacaaataggCATCCTGTGGCACGATATGTGCGAATGGCGAAATAAGCACAAATGGCACGAATTGAGCGTTTGTCCAGCTTGATCTCACGAATAAATttaagtatttttgttttgtcagtttagtggcagtTTGTAAGACTTTGTTTTAGTAGTACAAAaacgtacgattttaaaaagggggcgtggcacctaaccccacccccaaccccaaccgtcattgtgtGATGAGCAattcgtacaaaattgtacgaattagatcgtaagaattcatacgaattagcacttaattaaaaaaagttatgaattgccgttaGATTGTGTTGGGTTAACGCGCGTTTCGCACGAATCGCTcaagtttgaaaatctgaacttcagcggacattcgtgccGTGTTATCctatcaggagcttgctcttgtgaggACGTGATTATGaagtagcgcctgttgttggtgtcccaggggaaaatcctcctgccgacaagACAACTGTTCAtaaaactgggcttggctcagtcagaagcacagctGAATGCTTCCATCATGCAGGTttcatttctggaggagtttatgagctcacagagctggatgcacctttgAAAGGATCTCATGCACTCCAAactgtttttcagccttaataaagcacataaacacagttattttctcaaAAAAATCCATGCTAGccttttagcaacgaagctacagccaccgagcagacagaagccctgcccatgatggGTATCCACGTCTattatgaagtgaatttgacatgcgaataAAGTGGATTGTGACGCGCGATTGAATCGATTTTAATTTTGACACGTGTCTGTCTGCGTGCAAGTAGTGCAATTTATCCGCTTGTTCCAcgcctggtgtgaacacagcattagccTTTTCCCTtgcccctacccctcgttttgtgtGTTAATGTTAAggagtaggggtgtcccaattctctgtAGCTTGAAAGCGTAGCGCTAAGAGGAAGGGGTAGATAGCCCTTGCCACAGAGATTTTTCATGTCCACACTCGATACCAAGCGGTAAGATAATTTCctagaatacaccatctacagcaACATGGAAGcacacggaagtaaggagatgcacacTGCATacaggtcactggtttaagccttggttttatcagttggtatttctgtgtggagttagcatgttctccctgtcttcacgtgtgtttcctccgggtgctctggtttcccccataagtccaaagacatgaggtatagatgaattgtgtaagctaaattggctgaactgtatgtgtgtgaatcagtgtatTGCATATATGTCTCTCactgtctttctctctgtctttctcccTCTCAACCCTCTGCAAAGCAATCAAACaattgaaagtgaaagtaaatagtTTGCTATTTATTAAATTGAGAAGTAGAATTACCTGGAAAAACAACGAAGACTCCTACAGCACAGAGAGTAAGAATGCTTGAAGGTGCATTAATATCCACAAACACGTAACGTCCCTGCATCCCATTACACGAGTAGCTGAACGTCTGTCCTGCTGGAATAGTAGAAACTACTGCACATCTGGAAAGAGATGAAAGGGACACAgcaacattactttttttttactttcttttggaTGAAATGCATTGTATTATATTCAGATGTGTAGAATCAAGTGTATTGATTGTTATTTTATAATGCTGATGGTGATTTAGATCTAGGGTGGCAGTGCCAGTAATCGTAGGACGAACAGGAGGGATGACAGTGGTCAAGATGAAGAAAGGAGTGGATGCCTGTGATCCAGAGAAAGAGTGTGGGGGAGTGGGACAGTGTTCAAAATGAAGAGCGGGTTTGGGTTGAAAGTGTTCAAGATGAAGAAAGGGATGACAGTGATTGAGATGAAAAAAGGGGGGTGATCAAGATATGGGGTGATGATTGTGATCAAGATGAAGATATGAGGGAACGGTGGTGATTGAGATGAATAGTTGAAGAGTGACGTTCAAGATGAAGAGTCATTGGGGGTGATAGTGGTTGAGATGAAGTGTGGGGGAGATGAAGAATGGGAGGTGATGGTGTTCAAGTTAAAAATGACTGGGGGGTGATGGTGTTAAAGATGCAAAGTGGGGAATTATAGTGTTTTAGATGAAGGGGAGGATGATGGTGTTCGAGATGGAAGGGGTTgattgtgttaaaaaataaaggaCGAGGGGATGGTGTTCAAGATAAAGGGGAGGTTGATGGTGTTCGAGTTGAAGGTGAGGATGATGGAGCTCGAGATGAAGGGGAGGTTGATGGTGTTCAAGATGGAGGGGAGGATGATGGAGCTCAAGATGAAAGGGAGGATGATGGGGCTCGAGATGAAGGGGAGAATGACGTTGCTCGAGATGAAGGGGAGGATGACGTTGTTCGAGATGAGGGGCAGGTTGATGGTGTTCGAGATGAAGGGCAGGTTGATGGTGTTCGAGATGAAGGGCAGGTTGATGGTGTTCGAGATGAAGGAGAGGTTGATGGTGTTCGAGATGAAGGAGAGGTTGATGGTGTTCGAGATGAAGGAGAGGTTGATGGTGTTCGAGATGAAGGAGAGGTTGGTGTTCGAGATGAAGGAGAGGTTGATGGTGTTCGAGATGGAGGGGAGGTTGATGGTGTTCGAGATGAAGGGCAGGTTGATGGTGTTCGAGATGGAGGGGAGGTTGATGGTGTTCGAGATGGAGGGGAGGATGATGGTGTTCAAGATGAAGGGCAGGTTGATGGTGTTTGAGATGAAGGGCAGGTTGATGGTGTTCGAGATGGAGGGGAGGTTGATGGTGTTCGAGATGAAGGGCAGGTTGATGGTGTTCGAGATGGAGGAGAGGTTCATGGTGTTCGAGATGAAGGGCAGGTTGATGGTGTTCGAGATGGAGGGGAGGTTGATGGTGTTCGAGATGAAGGGCAGGTTGATGGTGTTCGAGATGAAGGGGAGGTTGATGGTGTTCGAGATGAAGGGCAGGTTGATGGTGTTCGAGATGGAGGGGAGGTTGATGGTGTTCGAGATGGAGGGGAGGATGATGGTGTTCAAGATGAAGGGCAGGTTGATGGTGTTTGAGATGATGGGCAGGTTGATGGTGTTCAAGATGGAGGGGAGGTTGATGGTGTTCGAGATGAAGGGCAGGTTGATGGTGTTCGAGATGGAGGGGAGGTTCATGGTGTTCGAGATGAAGGGCAGGTTGATGGTGTTCGAGATGGAGGGGAGGTTGATCGTGTTCGAGATGAAGGGCAGGTTGATGGTGTTCGAGATGGAGGGGAGGTTCATGGTGTTCGAGATGAAGGGCAGGTTGATGGTGTTCGAGATGGAGGGGAGGTTGATGGTGTTCGAGATGAAGGGCAGGTTGATGGTGTTTGAGATGGAGGGGAGGTTAATGGTGTTCGAGATGGAGGGAGTTAATGGTGTTCAAAATAAACTGCGAGGGGCGGTGGTGTTCAAGATGAAGGGGAGGTTGTTGGTGTTCAAGATGAAGAGGGTTGATCATGTTCAAAATAAAGAGTGCGAAAGGGGGGGTT contains:
- the zgc:171424 gene encoding uncharacterized protein LOC793213 precursor (The RefSeq protein has 3 substitutions compared to this genomic sequence) produces the protein MNMRLFYRSLPLLLGFLSVQTSAAGTEVNIAGWGTATQSTIYMDGLPVNALNGISPPCTHTIVQTLPWWRLDLQKSYSVNRVSITNRLDCCSERINGAEIRIGDVPSDVFSNPVCAIVSTIPAGQTFSYSCNGMQGRYVFVDINAPSSILTLCAVGVFVVFPDNLATGKNVMQSSTYSSWIPEQAIDFNPGLSDPSIGCSSTNGQTDPWWRLDLGHIYQVSTVVVTNRLNCCPERINGAEIHIGNSLENNGNNNPICAVISSIPAGVSATFACNNMEGRYVSLLIRGEMKYITLCEVEVYGQGPCLKQSLMKLKLNSSFSLSEVRLLTQLESALAQRGFSDVTLQWTQLPKQEVIRKKVEQAHCAQTKR
- the zgc:171424 gene encoding uncharacterized protein LOC793213 precursor (The RefSeq protein has 8 substitutions compared to this genomic sequence); the protein is MNMRLFYRSLPLLLGFLSVQTSAAGTEVNIAGWGTATQSTIYMDGLPVNALNGISPPCTHTIVQTLPWWRLDLQKSYSVNRVSITNRLDCCSERINGAEIRIGDVPSDVFSNPVCAVVSTIPAGQTFSYSCNGMQGRYVFVDINAPSSILTLCAVGVFVVFPDNLATGKNVMQSSTYSSWIPEQAIDFNPGLSDPSIGCSSTNSQTDPWWRLDLGHIYQVSTVVVTNRLNCCPERINGAEIHIGNSLENNGNNNPICAVISSIPAGVSATFACNNMEGRYVSLLIRGDTKFLTLCEVEVYGQGPCLKQSLMKLKLNSSFSLSEVRLMTQLESALAQRGFSDVTLQWTQLPKQEVIRKKVEQAHCAQTKR
- the zgc:171424 gene encoding uncharacterized protein isoform X1, whose amino-acid sequence is MNMRLFYRSLPLLLGFLSVQTSAAGTEVNIAGWGTATQSTIYMDGLPVNALNGISPPCTHTIVQTLPWWRLDLQKSYSVNRVSITNRLDCCSERINGAEIRIGDVPSDVFSNPVCAVVSTIPAGQTFSYSCNGMQGRYVFVDINAPSSILTLCAVGVFVVFPDNLATGKNVMQSSTYSSWIPEQAIDFNPGLSDPSIGCSSTNGQTDPWWRLDLGHIYQVSTVVVTNRLNCCPERINGAEIHIGNSLENNGNNNPICAVISSIPAGVSATFACDNMEGRYVSLLIRGEMKYITLCEVEVYGQGPCLKQSLMKLKLNSSFSLSEVRLLTQLESALAQRGFSDVTLQWTQLPKQEVMRKKVEQAHCAQTKR